In Oryzias melastigma strain HK-1 linkage group LG10, ASM292280v2, whole genome shotgun sequence, a single window of DNA contains:
- the LOC112153130 gene encoding uncharacterized protein LOC112153130 isoform X1, with protein sequence MYSLQKPDFEVLILAELQRQQQSQQFCDVLLKAKDTFVPMHSCILSALSPSIYSTLSSMPPPPPGNRWLLDFPTLDNRTMFHLVRLFYTGRMTGVAENEKQETICAAARLGIHGLVEETETDNGGQAELCRHKEAGVQTDAQRREEDERPQVRWRREVVEGNTYLWKEMLSGPGKEVWTQTEETSAAPLALPLASFETVDVEAFQNLTQADYHQCVPVAVLCPPKDNQTHQLSSSTPPASDKEPSHSAEPVPARNDPPTHFPHQRVCGTAMPQSSWTGLQGANRIATEPDELENEDFEHFQDNIPGFINYFMNQDKKEERGLRGRGRGRQRGASTAGAGQQRARRPRGEPQVEPKGGPRGRPRGGPRGGPRGKPRRRGPSTQLVDGENVKTSKPKKMFLQKWGVKTPRTGQGGGSVGKKLFLKTRDDLKATRRQRGCSQAWKQSPIKNVQPRTLGREQKRPHQRRCNQESFRENKSSLVSVQPSSSFTGPLQTSSAHISAPPAASHITAGPPTLHNTPLPPQEEQIDRLLDEVLMELHILPNNYSIPAQTQGPLPTSSSTFGSSQARSKQQDPPAGSEVPVLQQQSEGELNEILVNFLQSFEEHIESREACDASRASDDGQPYTIQSEQTKSSSDPQGPSRVRCFQAAINGDLREAPAAGETCSEGIKKTLKKKKPKELTSRKIKTLPLEKKVKKRRKEKSSSDAKAKSVIERADYLQHQQRTTGKKSATSREQSCQSLENEAKNGFDHDLVSIGLKVYPIRSRISRSFSKELTRAEEAPPAEKVHKSRPRKRAQALILSNGEHKVEPVQLDSQSYSDNQAEKHREGDFTMLPREEPTARGRKRGSEETSHASTVTKRPCFDQTTQSGREAFSPASGSEDLSSTEQDEVIDVETVSLRSESDYHLDTKLKQEEERRQVISKESSDDEVIDVEVD encoded by the exons atgtacagccTTCAAAAGCCTGATTTTGAAGTCCTCATCCTtgctgagctgcagagacaacaACAGTCCCAACAGTTCTGTGATGTTTTGTTAAAGGCAAAAG ATACTTTCGTCCCCATGCACAGCTGCATTCTGTCAGCTCTCAGTCCCTCCATCTACTCGACTCTTTCCTCCATGCCACCGCCTCCTCCAGGAAATAGATGGCTCCTGGATTTCCCAACTTTGGATAATCGCACCATGTTCCACCTGGTCAGACTCTTTTACACGGGAAGGATGACTGGAGTGGCAGAAAACGAGAAGCAGGAGACAATTTGTGCTGCGGCTAGGCTAGGGATCCACGGCTTGGTGGAAGAAACCGAAACAGACAATGGAGGGCAGGCGGAGCTTTGCCGCCACAAAGAGGCAGGAGTGCAAACAGATGCCCAGAGGAGGGAGGAAGACGAGAGACCACAAGTGAGGTGGAGGCGAGAGGTGGTGGAAGGGAACACCTACCTTTGGAAAGAGATGCTGTCAGGCCCTGGAAAAGAGGTGTGGACTCAAACGGAAGAGACAAGCGCAGCCCCCCTTGCTCTCCCACTGGCTTCCTTTGAAACAGTTGATGTGGAGGCCTTTCAGAATTTAACACAAGCAGATTACCATCAGTGTGTCCCTGTTGCTGTCCTCTGCCCACCAAAGGACAACCAGACTCACCAGCTTTCATCCTCCACCCCTCCAGCCAGTGATAAAGAACCCTCTCATAGTGCTGAACCAGTGCCAGCCAGGAATGACCCCCCTACTCATTTTCCCCATCAGAGGGTTTGCGGTACCGCTATGCCTCAGAGCAGCTGGACTGGTCTGCAGGGAGCAAACAGGATAGCCACAGAGCCTGATGAGTTGGAGAACGAggattttgaacattttcaagaCAACATTCCTGGATTCATCAACTACTTCATGAACCAAgacaaaaaggaagaaagggGGCTCAGGGGGAGAGGCAGGGGGAGGCAGAGAGGTGCCAGTACAGCCGGAGCAGGTCAGCAGAGAGCTAGGAGACCACGAGGGGAACCACAAGTGGAACCCAAAGGGGGACCGCGAGGGAGACCGCGAGGGGGACCGCGAGGGGGACCGCGAGGGAAACCAAGAAGGCGGGGACCATCCACCCAATTAGTGGATGGGGAGAATGTGAAGACGAGCAAGCCTAAGAAGATGTTTCTACAAAAGTGGGGGGTGAAAACACCCAGAACGGGTCAGGGTGGAGGATCTGTTGGCAAAAAGTTGTTTCTGAAGACAAGAGATGATTTGAAAGCAACAAGGAGGCAGAGAGGATGCAGCCAGGCATGGAAGCAAAGCCCGATCAAGAACGTGCAGCCGAGGACCCTGGGACGGGAACAAAAACGCCCCCATCAACGCCGCTGTAACCAG GAAAGTTTTCGGGAGAACAAATCCTCCTTGGTTTCTGTTCAACCTTCATCTTCCTTCACTGGACCCCTCCAGACATCTTCAGCTCACATCTCTGCGCCCCCTGCTGCCTCCCACATAACCGCAGGGCCACCCACCCTCCACAACACACCCCTCCCTCCTCAGGAGGAGCAGATTGACCGCCTTCTGGATGAGGTCCTGATGGAGCTTCATATTTTACCAAATAATTACAGTATACCTGCACAGACACAGGGTCCTCTTCCAACCAGCAGCAGCACTTTTGGTTCCTCACAAGCCCGAAGCAAGCAGCAGGACCCCCCCGCAGGCTCAGAGGTGCCggttctgcagcagcagtctgAAGGAGAGCTGAATGAAATCCTGGTCAATTTCCTGCAATCCTTCGAGGAGCACATCGAGAGCAGAGAGGCATGCGATGCGAGTCGTGCATCAGATGACGGCCAGCCTTACACCATCCAGAGCGAACAAACCAAAAGCTCGAGCGACCCTCAGGGGCCCAGCAGGGTCAGATGTTTTCAGGCAGCCATAAACGGAGATCTGCGTGAAGCCCCTGCTGCTGGTGAAACTTGCTCTGAGGGCatcaaaaaaacacttaaaaaaaagaaaccaaaagaaTTGACCTCGAGAAAGATCAAGACATTACCACTGGAGAAGAAAGTCAAGAAAAGGAGGAAGGAGAAGTCGTCGAGTGACGCCAAGgccaaaagtgtgattgagcGGGCAGATTATCTGCAGCATCAGCAGAGGACAACGGGGAAAAAATCTGCAACTTCACGGGAACAAAGCTGCCAGAGTCTGGAAAATGAG gCCAAAAACGGTTTTGACCATGACCTCGTGTCCATAGGCTTAAAGGTTTATCCAATCCGAAGCAGAATTAGCAGATCGTTCTCTAAG GAACTCACTCGAGCTGAAGAAGCCCCCCCAGCAGAGAAAGTTCACAAGTCAAGACCCAGAAAAAGAGCTCAGGCCCTCATCCTATCCAATGGAGAACACAAAGTGGAACCAGTTCAGCTGGATTCCCAGAGTTACTCAGATAACCAAGCAGAGAAACATCGTGAGGGAGACTTTACCATGCTGCCACGTGAAGAACCGACAGCCAGGGGAAGAAAGAGAGGGTCTGAGGAAACTAGCCACGCTTCCACCGTGACTAAAAGGCCTTGCTTTGATCAGACGACGCAGTCCGGCAGGGAAGCTTTCTCACCAGCTTCTGGATCTGAAGACCTCTCCTCTACAGAGCAAGACGAAGTCATCGATGTGGAAACCGTTTCTCTGAGATCCGAGAGCGATTATCACTTAGACACAAAACTAAAGCAGGAAGAGGAGCGGAGGCAGGTGATTAGTAAGGAGAGCAGTGATGATGAGGTCATCGATGTAGAAGTAGACTAG
- the cryba1l1 gene encoding crystallin, beta A1, like 1, translating into MYRTTRSPMMQPLVNSGMGMAPFFKVTVFEQEHFQGKYLEFTSECCNIQECGMDNIRSIRVESGAWVGFEHHDFQGQQFILERGEYPHWDAYSGSLSYHVERLMSLRPIYCASHQSSRMTIYERENFMGRCVEVCDDYPSLQAMGWMMPEVGSMHVQCGAFVCYQYPGYRGQQYIMECERHSGDYQHWRNWGSHCQTPQIQSIRRIQH; encoded by the exons ATGTACAGAACTACAAGATCCCCCATGATGCAGCCGCTGGTCAACTCAGGAATGGGCATGGCTCCTTTCTTTAAG GTGACTGTGTTCGAGCAGGAGCACTTCCAGGGAAAGTACCTGGAGTTCACCTCTGAGTGCTGCAACATCCAGGAGTGTGGGATGGACAATATTCGCTCCATCAGGGTGGAGAGTGGAGC CTGGGTGGGTTTCGAGCACCACGACTTCCAGGGCCAGCAGTTCATCCTGGAGAGAGGAGAGTATCCTCACTGGGACGCCTACAGCGGCTCCCTGTCCTACCACGTGGAGCGCCTCATGTCTCTGCGCCCCATCTACTGCGCC TCCCACCAGAGCAGCCGCATGACCATTTACGAGAGGGAGAACTTCATGGGCCGCTGCGTGGAGGTCTGCGATGACTACCCTTCTCTGCAGGCCATGGGTTGGATGATGCCTGAAGTTGGCTCCATGCACGTGCAGTGCGGCGC CTTTGTGTGCTACCAGTACCCTGGCTACAGGGGCCAGCAGTACATCATGGAGTGTGAGAGACACAGTGGAGACTACCAGCACTGGAGGAACTGGGGTTCTCACTGTCAGACCCCCCAGATCCAGTCCATCAGGCGTATCCAGCACTGA
- the LOC112153130 gene encoding uncharacterized protein LOC112153130 isoform X2, with product MHSCILSALSPSIYSTLSSMPPPPPGNRWLLDFPTLDNRTMFHLVRLFYTGRMTGVAENEKQETICAAARLGIHGLVEETETDNGGQAELCRHKEAGVQTDAQRREEDERPQVRWRREVVEGNTYLWKEMLSGPGKEVWTQTEETSAAPLALPLASFETVDVEAFQNLTQADYHQCVPVAVLCPPKDNQTHQLSSSTPPASDKEPSHSAEPVPARNDPPTHFPHQRVCGTAMPQSSWTGLQGANRIATEPDELENEDFEHFQDNIPGFINYFMNQDKKEERGLRGRGRGRQRGASTAGAGQQRARRPRGEPQVEPKGGPRGRPRGGPRGGPRGKPRRRGPSTQLVDGENVKTSKPKKMFLQKWGVKTPRTGQGGGSVGKKLFLKTRDDLKATRRQRGCSQAWKQSPIKNVQPRTLGREQKRPHQRRCNQESFRENKSSLVSVQPSSSFTGPLQTSSAHISAPPAASHITAGPPTLHNTPLPPQEEQIDRLLDEVLMELHILPNNYSIPAQTQGPLPTSSSTFGSSQARSKQQDPPAGSEVPVLQQQSEGELNEILVNFLQSFEEHIESREACDASRASDDGQPYTIQSEQTKSSSDPQGPSRVRCFQAAINGDLREAPAAGETCSEGIKKTLKKKKPKELTSRKIKTLPLEKKVKKRRKEKSSSDAKAKSVIERADYLQHQQRTTGKKSATSREQSCQSLENEAKNGFDHDLVSIGLKVYPIRSRISRSFSKELTRAEEAPPAEKVHKSRPRKRAQALILSNGEHKVEPVQLDSQSYSDNQAEKHREGDFTMLPREEPTARGRKRGSEETSHASTVTKRPCFDQTTQSGREAFSPASGSEDLSSTEQDEVIDVETVSLRSESDYHLDTKLKQEEERRQVISKESSDDEVIDVEVD from the exons ATGCACAGCTGCATTCTGTCAGCTCTCAGTCCCTCCATCTACTCGACTCTTTCCTCCATGCCACCGCCTCCTCCAGGAAATAGATGGCTCCTGGATTTCCCAACTTTGGATAATCGCACCATGTTCCACCTGGTCAGACTCTTTTACACGGGAAGGATGACTGGAGTGGCAGAAAACGAGAAGCAGGAGACAATTTGTGCTGCGGCTAGGCTAGGGATCCACGGCTTGGTGGAAGAAACCGAAACAGACAATGGAGGGCAGGCGGAGCTTTGCCGCCACAAAGAGGCAGGAGTGCAAACAGATGCCCAGAGGAGGGAGGAAGACGAGAGACCACAAGTGAGGTGGAGGCGAGAGGTGGTGGAAGGGAACACCTACCTTTGGAAAGAGATGCTGTCAGGCCCTGGAAAAGAGGTGTGGACTCAAACGGAAGAGACAAGCGCAGCCCCCCTTGCTCTCCCACTGGCTTCCTTTGAAACAGTTGATGTGGAGGCCTTTCAGAATTTAACACAAGCAGATTACCATCAGTGTGTCCCTGTTGCTGTCCTCTGCCCACCAAAGGACAACCAGACTCACCAGCTTTCATCCTCCACCCCTCCAGCCAGTGATAAAGAACCCTCTCATAGTGCTGAACCAGTGCCAGCCAGGAATGACCCCCCTACTCATTTTCCCCATCAGAGGGTTTGCGGTACCGCTATGCCTCAGAGCAGCTGGACTGGTCTGCAGGGAGCAAACAGGATAGCCACAGAGCCTGATGAGTTGGAGAACGAggattttgaacattttcaagaCAACATTCCTGGATTCATCAACTACTTCATGAACCAAgacaaaaaggaagaaagggGGCTCAGGGGGAGAGGCAGGGGGAGGCAGAGAGGTGCCAGTACAGCCGGAGCAGGTCAGCAGAGAGCTAGGAGACCACGAGGGGAACCACAAGTGGAACCCAAAGGGGGACCGCGAGGGAGACCGCGAGGGGGACCGCGAGGGGGACCGCGAGGGAAACCAAGAAGGCGGGGACCATCCACCCAATTAGTGGATGGGGAGAATGTGAAGACGAGCAAGCCTAAGAAGATGTTTCTACAAAAGTGGGGGGTGAAAACACCCAGAACGGGTCAGGGTGGAGGATCTGTTGGCAAAAAGTTGTTTCTGAAGACAAGAGATGATTTGAAAGCAACAAGGAGGCAGAGAGGATGCAGCCAGGCATGGAAGCAAAGCCCGATCAAGAACGTGCAGCCGAGGACCCTGGGACGGGAACAAAAACGCCCCCATCAACGCCGCTGTAACCAG GAAAGTTTTCGGGAGAACAAATCCTCCTTGGTTTCTGTTCAACCTTCATCTTCCTTCACTGGACCCCTCCAGACATCTTCAGCTCACATCTCTGCGCCCCCTGCTGCCTCCCACATAACCGCAGGGCCACCCACCCTCCACAACACACCCCTCCCTCCTCAGGAGGAGCAGATTGACCGCCTTCTGGATGAGGTCCTGATGGAGCTTCATATTTTACCAAATAATTACAGTATACCTGCACAGACACAGGGTCCTCTTCCAACCAGCAGCAGCACTTTTGGTTCCTCACAAGCCCGAAGCAAGCAGCAGGACCCCCCCGCAGGCTCAGAGGTGCCggttctgcagcagcagtctgAAGGAGAGCTGAATGAAATCCTGGTCAATTTCCTGCAATCCTTCGAGGAGCACATCGAGAGCAGAGAGGCATGCGATGCGAGTCGTGCATCAGATGACGGCCAGCCTTACACCATCCAGAGCGAACAAACCAAAAGCTCGAGCGACCCTCAGGGGCCCAGCAGGGTCAGATGTTTTCAGGCAGCCATAAACGGAGATCTGCGTGAAGCCCCTGCTGCTGGTGAAACTTGCTCTGAGGGCatcaaaaaaacacttaaaaaaaagaaaccaaaagaaTTGACCTCGAGAAAGATCAAGACATTACCACTGGAGAAGAAAGTCAAGAAAAGGAGGAAGGAGAAGTCGTCGAGTGACGCCAAGgccaaaagtgtgattgagcGGGCAGATTATCTGCAGCATCAGCAGAGGACAACGGGGAAAAAATCTGCAACTTCACGGGAACAAAGCTGCCAGAGTCTGGAAAATGAG gCCAAAAACGGTTTTGACCATGACCTCGTGTCCATAGGCTTAAAGGTTTATCCAATCCGAAGCAGAATTAGCAGATCGTTCTCTAAG GAACTCACTCGAGCTGAAGAAGCCCCCCCAGCAGAGAAAGTTCACAAGTCAAGACCCAGAAAAAGAGCTCAGGCCCTCATCCTATCCAATGGAGAACACAAAGTGGAACCAGTTCAGCTGGATTCCCAGAGTTACTCAGATAACCAAGCAGAGAAACATCGTGAGGGAGACTTTACCATGCTGCCACGTGAAGAACCGACAGCCAGGGGAAGAAAGAGAGGGTCTGAGGAAACTAGCCACGCTTCCACCGTGACTAAAAGGCCTTGCTTTGATCAGACGACGCAGTCCGGCAGGGAAGCTTTCTCACCAGCTTCTGGATCTGAAGACCTCTCCTCTACAGAGCAAGACGAAGTCATCGATGTGGAAACCGTTTCTCTGAGATCCGAGAGCGATTATCACTTAGACACAAAACTAAAGCAGGAAGAGGAGCGGAGGCAGGTGATTAGTAAGGAGAGCAGTGATGATGAGGTCATCGATGTAGAAGTAGACTAG
- the LOC112153137 gene encoding calcium-binding protein 2, giving the protein MFMLIREPSAGGGGGSMSAPQERSAKQVQAYIKKKVEKQRKRSIDAQSASHKLQELQRSREPAQMAEEKAENSETMDEELEEMLAGGQRRNVETVEEAEPVDLLPIVDSVFGQDRALRPEELDELHKAFVEFDRNKKGYISHRDLGECMRTMGYMPTEMELIHLSQQIGGKLDFEDFVELMGPKMLAETADMIGVKELRDAFKEFDSNGDGQISLTELREAMKKLMGEQVTNREIDEILRDVDLNGDGLVDFEEFVRMMSR; this is encoded by the exons ATGTTCATGCTCATTCGAGAGCCATCCGCCGGAGGAGGCGGTGGAAGCATGAGCGCACCGCAGGAGAGGAGTGCAAAACAG GTGCAAGCTTACATCAAGAAGAAGGTGGAGAAACAGAGAAAGCGAAGCATTGACGCTCAATCTGCAAGCCATAAGCTTCAGGAGCTCCAAAGGTCCAGAGAACCGGCACAGATGGCAGAGGAGAAGGCGGAGAACAGCGAAACGATGGacgaggagctggaggagatgTTGGCAGGAGGGCAGAGGAGAAATGTGGAGACGGTGGAGGAGGCAGAGCCCGTAGATCTGCTGCCCATCGTGGACTCTGTGTTTGGACAG GACAGGGCGCTGCGGCCTGAGGAGCTTGACG AGCTTCACAAGGCGTTTGTGGAGTTTGATAGGAACAAAAAAGGCTACATAAGCCACAGAGACCTGGGGGAGTGCATGAGGACGATGGGCTACATGCCCACAGAGATGGAGCTGATCCATCTGAGCCAGCAGATCG GTGGCAAATTGGACTTTGAGGATTTCGTTGAGCTGATGGGACCCAAGATGCTGGCCGAAACCGCAGATATGATAGGTGTTAAGGAGCTGCGAGATGCATTCAAAGAG TTTGACTCAAACGGGGACGGTCAGATCAGTCTGACCGAGCTGCGGGAGGCCATGAAGAAGCTGATGGGGGAGCAGGTGACCAACAGGGAGATCGACGAAATCCTCAGAGACGTCGATCTCAACGGGGACGGATTGGTCGACTTTGAGG AGTTTGTCCGGATGATGTCTCGCTGA
- the crybb1l1 gene encoding beta-crystallin B1, whose product MSSGDSKAKASSQTDGKAAQGKKSEMGMMSYRMYVFDQENFQGRMIEINNECMNVCEMGMDRVRSLRVECGPFVGFEQMNFCGEMYILEKGEYPRWDSWSNCQRNDYLLSFRPVRMDPEKHKICLYEVGEFKGRKMEIMDDDVPSLFSYGFTDRVGSIMVSCGTWVGYQFPGYRGSQYLLEKGDYRHFNEYGARHPQFQSVRRIRDMQWHPHGCYTMASK is encoded by the exons ATGTCCAGTGGAGATTCCAAGGCCAAGGCTTCTTCCCAGACTGATGGGAAAGCTGCTCAGGGCAAGAAGTCTGAGATGGGAATGATGTCCTACAGG atGTATGTGTTCGATCAGGAGAATTTCCAGGGCCGCATGATTGAGATCAACAACGAgtgcatgaatgtgtgtgagATGGGCATGGACCGCGTTCGCTCCCTGCGTGTTGAGTGTGGACC CTTCGTGGGATTCGAGCAGATGAACTTCTGCGGTGAGATGTACATCCTGGAAAAGGGAGAGTACCCCCGCTGGGACTCCTGGAGCAACTGTCAGAGGAACGACTACCTGCTGTCCTTCAGGCCTGTCAGAATG GACCCTGAGAAGCACAAGATCTGCCTGTACGAAGTGGGAGAGTTCAAGGGCCGTAAGATGGAGATCATGGACGATGACGTTCCCAGCCTTTTCTCCTATGGCTTCACTGACAGAGTTGGTAGCATCATGGTCAGCTGCGGAAC CTGGGTGGGATACCAGTTCCCCGGATACCGTGGGAGCCAGTATCTGCTGGAGAAGGGTGACTACAGGCACTTCAACGAGTATGGCGCTCGCCACCCTCAGTTCCAGTCTGTGAGACGTATTCGTGACATGCAGTGGCACCCCCATGGGTGTTACACCATGGCCAGCAAGTGA